A genome region from Myroides fluvii includes the following:
- a CDS encoding NAD(P)-binding domain-containing protein → MTNFKVGIIGAGPSGLAMLRAFESEQKKGNPIPEIKCYEKQDNWGGMWNYTWRTGVGKYGEPLHGSMYKYLWSNGPKECLEFADYTFMDHFKQPISSYPPREVLFDYIEGRIKQSNAREYIKFNTVARWVDYLEDKKQFRVIFDDLVKNETFEEFFDYLVLGTGHFSTPNMPFFKGIDNFPGTVMHAHDFRGADQFIDKDILLIGSSYSAEDIGVQCFKHGSKSVTISYRTNPIGVKWPKGVEEKTIVTHFEDNKAFFKDGTSKEFDAVVLCTGYQHKFPFLPDNLRLKTKNCLYPDNLYKGVVFNENERLIFLGMQDQYYTFNMFDAQAWFARDYMLGRIALPTKEQRNADISNWLKEEEQTKTSNEQVDFQTAYIKDLIGLTDYPTFNIEEVGEMFKRYLDSKEIDILTYRDQVYTSVMTNVTAEEHHTVWMKELDDSLERYLDEVEADEKELSKVNYY, encoded by the coding sequence ATGACTAATTTTAAAGTAGGAATTATTGGAGCAGGTCCAAGCGGACTTGCTATGTTAAGAGCTTTTGAATCAGAACAGAAAAAAGGGAATCCCATTCCTGAAATCAAGTGTTATGAGAAACAAGATAATTGGGGTGGAATGTGGAACTATACTTGGCGTACAGGTGTAGGAAAATACGGAGAACCGTTACACGGAAGTATGTATAAATACTTGTGGTCCAACGGGCCTAAAGAATGTTTGGAATTTGCGGATTATACCTTTATGGATCACTTCAAACAGCCGATTTCCTCTTATCCACCAAGAGAGGTACTCTTCGATTATATTGAAGGGCGTATTAAACAGAGTAATGCAAGGGAGTATATCAAATTTAATACGGTAGCTCGTTGGGTAGATTACTTAGAAGACAAAAAGCAATTCCGCGTTATTTTTGATGACTTAGTTAAAAATGAAACCTTTGAGGAGTTCTTTGATTACTTGGTATTGGGTACAGGACATTTCTCTACACCTAATATGCCTTTCTTTAAGGGAATTGATAACTTCCCCGGAACCGTAATGCACGCACACGATTTCCGTGGTGCGGATCAATTTATAGACAAAGATATCTTACTGATTGGAAGTAGTTATTCGGCGGAAGATATCGGGGTACAGTGTTTCAAGCACGGAAGTAAATCGGTTACCATTTCTTATCGAACCAATCCTATCGGGGTTAAATGGCCAAAGGGAGTAGAAGAAAAGACGATTGTAACCCACTTTGAAGATAATAAAGCCTTCTTTAAAGATGGTACATCCAAAGAATTTGATGCAGTTGTATTGTGTACAGGATACCAGCATAAATTCCCTTTCTTACCGGATAATTTGCGTTTAAAAACGAAGAACTGTCTCTATCCAGATAACTTATACAAAGGAGTGGTATTCAATGAAAATGAACGCCTAATATTCTTAGGGATGCAAGACCAATACTATACGTTTAATATGTTTGACGCTCAGGCTTGGTTTGCGCGAGATTATATGTTAGGGCGAATAGCACTTCCTACAAAAGAGCAACGCAACGCCGATATTTCCAATTGGCTAAAAGAAGAGGAACAAACAAAGACAAGTAACGAACAAGTAGATTTTCAAACGGCTTATATTAAAGATTTAATCGGTTTGACGGATTATCCAACCTTTAATATTGAGGAGGTAGGGGAAATGTTTAAACGCTACTTAGACTCCAAAGAAATAGATATTCTAACATATCGAGATCAAGTGTATACTTCTGTGATGACCAATGTAACCGCAGAAGAACACCATACGGTTTGGATGAAAGAATTAGACGATAGTTTAGAACGTTACTTGGATGAGGTAGAAGCAGATGAAAAAGAACTAAGTAAAGTCAATTATTATTAA
- a CDS encoding ketopantoate reductase family protein, with amino-acid sequence MSKINIGIIGLGGVGGFYGGLLAHHFEQEPQVTIHFVARGVHGEQIKKHGLTVLSKDHSVVGKPTRVVERVQDLGKMDFILLCTKEYDLDEVIVDLKTIVAKNTVILPLLNGVEAFEKLDREVEAEIWQGCTYMVSRLKETGVIDNPSGRQKIVFGRTEKITPLMLQMNHLLQAAGINSICTQEIATEVWEKYILVSSSAVATAFYNCSFGVVMRDYPAIIHALVTEASAIAKAKDVNLTEDIVEVVMQRLAAIPFDSTTSMHSDFISNKSQTELEVMAGYFIREGERLQIKVHTYQKMYGVLKEQQGHYGR; translated from the coding sequence ATGAGTAAAATAAATATAGGAATCATTGGTTTAGGAGGGGTTGGCGGATTTTATGGGGGATTGTTGGCGCATCATTTTGAACAAGAACCACAAGTAACGATTCATTTTGTCGCAAGAGGGGTACACGGTGAACAAATCAAAAAACATGGACTCACCGTGCTTTCGAAAGACCATTCGGTCGTCGGTAAACCAACACGAGTGGTAGAAAGAGTGCAAGATTTGGGTAAAATGGATTTTATACTCCTTTGTACAAAAGAATATGACTTGGACGAGGTAATTGTTGATTTGAAGACAATCGTTGCTAAAAACACGGTTATTTTGCCTCTTTTGAATGGGGTTGAAGCCTTTGAAAAGCTCGATCGAGAAGTAGAAGCTGAAATATGGCAAGGATGTACTTATATGGTTTCTCGTCTAAAAGAGACCGGTGTAATTGACAATCCCAGTGGAAGACAAAAAATTGTATTTGGTCGAACGGAAAAAATTACTCCCTTGATGCTTCAGATGAATCATTTATTACAAGCAGCGGGAATCAATTCTATCTGCACCCAAGAGATCGCGACAGAAGTTTGGGAAAAGTATATTCTAGTTTCTTCTTCTGCCGTGGCCACTGCTTTTTACAATTGCTCCTTTGGTGTAGTGATGCGTGATTATCCAGCGATAATTCATGCATTAGTTACAGAAGCTAGCGCAATAGCGAAGGCGAAGGATGTGAATTTAACCGAGGATATCGTCGAAGTAGTGATGCAGCGTTTGGCGGCGATTCCCTTTGATTCTACCACGTCGATGCACAGTGATTTCATAAGTAATAAGTCTCAGACAGAACTGGAAGTGATGGCTGGCTACTTTATTCGTGAAGGAGAACGTTTGCAAATAAAAGTTCATACCTATCAAAAAATGTACGGTGTTTTAAAGGAACAACAAGGTCATTATGGGAGGTAA
- a CDS encoding sigma-70 family RNA polymerase sigma factor: protein MRQLKITKQVTNRETASLDKYLQEIGKVDLITADEEVELAQRIKAGDQRALEKLTKANLRFVVSVAKQYQNQGLTLPDLINEGNLGLIKAAQRFDETRGFKFISYAVWWIRQSILSALAEQSRIVRLPLNKIGSINKINKMYALLEQSNERPPSAEEIAVELDMTVNDVKESMKNSGRHLSMDAPLVEGEDSNLYDVLRSGESPNPDRELIHESLRTEIERALETLTPREADVVRLYFGLGDQHPMTLEEIGETFDLTRERVRQIKEKAIRRLKHTSRSKILKTYLG, encoded by the coding sequence ATGAGACAACTTAAAATTACCAAGCAGGTTACGAATCGTGAAACAGCTTCACTAGATAAGTATTTGCAAGAGATTGGTAAAGTAGATTTGATTACTGCAGATGAAGAGGTAGAATTAGCACAGCGAATTAAGGCAGGAGATCAAAGAGCTTTAGAAAAATTAACTAAGGCTAACTTAAGATTCGTGGTTTCGGTAGCAAAACAATACCAAAATCAAGGGTTGACACTTCCGGATTTAATTAATGAAGGAAACTTAGGGTTGATCAAAGCAGCACAGCGTTTTGATGAAACTCGTGGTTTTAAATTTATTTCTTACGCAGTTTGGTGGATTAGACAATCAATTTTGTCAGCTTTAGCTGAACAATCGAGAATTGTGCGTTTACCATTAAATAAAATTGGTTCGATCAATAAAATTAATAAGATGTACGCGTTATTGGAACAGTCGAATGAACGTCCACCTTCAGCAGAGGAAATCGCTGTAGAATTGGATATGACTGTGAATGACGTAAAAGAGAGTATGAAAAACTCTGGACGTCACTTATCCATGGATGCTCCGTTAGTGGAAGGAGAAGATTCTAACTTGTATGACGTATTGCGTTCAGGAGAGTCTCCAAATCCAGATCGTGAGCTAATTCACGAGTCATTGCGTACGGAAATCGAGAGAGCATTAGAAACCTTAACTCCTCGTGAGGCAGATGTGGTTCGCTTGTATTTCGGTTTAGGGGATCAACACCCAATGACATTAGAAGAAATAGGAGAAACGTTTGATCTAACAAGAGAACGCGTCAGACAAATCAAGGAAAAGGCAATCCGCAGATTGAAACATACATCAAGAAGTAAAATACTGAAAACGTATTTAGGATAA